DNA from Daucus carota subsp. sativus chromosome 1, DH1 v3.0, whole genome shotgun sequence:
TATCTATAGAGTTCTATACATGTTTCTTGAATTCTCACAACCAAATGAAaagttatgaattctagtattttagataatataatgagacttttaaaatttgatctactaattgttttcatttaaataaaaaaaataactacaaaattaaaagtaattaaagaGTAGATAAAATAAAAGCAAATTAATGATGTGCTTAATAATTATTTCATCTCCACAAAATCTTCTTTTTTTCTGTTAAcccataatatttataatttacccTTTTACTTAGAACTTTCGAGCTTAaacatacatattaattaaGCACTTGCCTCACCTAATCTGTACACTTGCCTCACCTAAAATCGTCTGTGCATCACTAATTATCAGTATAAACTTTAGTGGGGCTCGTCATGTATGAGGAACGGTGATCCACCGTTGTGTAGTGCCTGTATTAAAAGAGTAGATGGTCACGTCTAGGGTAGCCACTGCAATCTGTAATATGCTACAATAAATACGAGCATTAACTTTGTTCACAGGACAAAATTTTGGGAACCAACTGAAAGCAACACCTCCTTTCGTTTCATAGTACCCACTGGTCTACGATCTACTACGAACGCATCCCATTGAATCATGCATATCTTCGTAAAAGTATTTACATTTTAATCTTCATCGTATAATCATTTTTTGTAATGACTTCGTAGCATTGAGGTGATCAGGTCCGTGTGTGCATATATTTGTGaaattgtaaatttgtaatccaagaaGATCACATGATGATGCTGTGGACATATATTGATGTGTGGGGGCTTACTCTCAACCCTCAGACCCCTACCAAAGGTACTGCAGATATTTGAGATGTTTGCTCCATTCACCTTAATAGAAGCATActgatataaaataaattccACTATGATgattaaatttttcaaaattttatgaaatagtggtttaaattctaaaataacaaaattatgatcGGATTTTTTCTTCTCTATTAAAAATAGTTGCCGTTAACTATGGTTCGTGATTAAAAGGGTTGAGAATAAATTTCAAGATGGCTAAAATTTCACAGCTCGTTATCAATAAACTTTAGCTACCATTTTgtaagtattttttaatttcaaatcctTAATGACATATCGTTAACGAGAATTGACATTTTAGAAAGCGGAGGAAAAATCCtgtcataattttattatttttaaaaataagccaatatcttgtaaaatttaaaattttaagctaTCATCTTGAAATTTACTcaacttatatattatattttcagatTGAATTtagctatattttattattgataaaaatatgaGGATATTATTTAACGAAAAATTATATACAGGAACCTGTTCGAAATACTGTGTAATACAATTAAATAGTAAAGTATAAAAAGAGGATTTTCTTAAACTGTAAATATTAAAGTGGAAATGAgtctaataaatattatatattatagtagTGATGACTGAAGTGATGCAACATATATCAATTATGTGTTTCACTAAAAGATAAAAAGATATTGATTCATGATTTTTTTTCGATGTATCGCGGTCAAGAGTTGTGTTAGAAAATGAAAGCAATGACTCTGTATATGTATCGGTATTTCCGCTTTAAGGATATTCTAGCGCATACTTTGTATACGTGCTAGTTGCTACAATACGATGTTTGAAAGAGGACTTTTGTACGTTTATACATAAGTTCACACAGGAAAGGCAAAACTATCCTGTCTTGTCTTTTTATTTGATAATCAATTTCTTATTTACTGTTCTTTTCCTGAAAGGATAATTAAATTCGGGATAATAATATCAGTTAGTCATATATGTCAAAGCTATATATGATATCTATATATTTGTTTGAATTATAGGTCTTGCgcgaatttaatttaaattaagaaaTATCCATCCATAATTAAGTTCaaataaaaacattttaaaGCTAAAAACATTGTCAAAGTTGATATGAGATACTATTCtgaacatatttttatatgtgtgATTCTAGGTACATGGTAAAAGTTACTATTACTGTtaacaagttttaaaatttattctttattattttgttttaaattcataaagtatttataatattaattaaattaagcaAATAGATGctaattaaaatttcatatgATTCTCttatcatattaaattaatttacattATATACTCCCTTGGGTCGTTAACtttctacacgtaatttaaaattcataaaaaaacatttttcattaatatttcttacatttttttgtaaataaaaactTTTGATTTATATTGCTGTTCTGAAAGAATTCGAAAGACAATAATAAAAGTAGATTTTTTATGCgcctaaaattttaataagtaaGAAGTATAATTAATTTCAGCTTGcattatcaaaattttcaagCATGAAACAGGTTAGTTCTATTGGACGAGTCAAACCACTACTATCAGACTTGAGTTTACCCAATCCAACCAAACATCTAATAACTATTATTCATTATAATTCATTATCTCCTTAATACACAAGATAGAACACCTAACTACAACCTAATTACTCCAACTTTAGTAGTAGTAATTACTGTCTTCACATACACAAACCAAATTAAAGTGGAATCCTAGTTCCACTTAATGCATGCAATGCAACAAGATCAGGGACTAACAGTGTCTTAATTGTAGTAACTAATTAGCCAATGTTCCCTGACCTAGAGATGTACGTAACTGCTAATATTAATTAACAACATGATTAAGAGAACAGCCATTCAACTATTGCATCCTGTTTGTGATCACCATCATCACCTTTATCACAACTAGTCTCCCACAGACCAGAAAACAGCTTCTCATCTTCACTATCCCATAAATTCTGGTCTTCAAATCCGCCGTCCCAATCCATGTTGCCGCCGCAGTCCCACCCCAGAACATCTAATTCACCGTTCTTCAGGTCATACTTCTCGCCTTCTGGCATCAAACTCGGATTAGGCATGATTGTATTACCATCATCCATAAGCCAATTTTCCACGTCAGCATTACTAAGTAACAATTCACCATTCGGATCTCCTACTGGCACCTGGTTTAGGGTTTGTAAATTAAGGTCCGCTTCGAGACCTTGATCAGATACTATGTCATCAAGAAAAGAGCTGAGGAAGATATCATCCATAGTTTCCTTATCTTCAGGAATATCCAAATTAATCATGCTGCTCATGACATCTTCCTCCAAGGCCGGTGTCGCGGGCATAATTACTAAACTTCCACCATTACCAAGATCCCGACTAGAAGTAGCCGATTCCGGGGATTTATCCACCACTTTCTGATCAGGAGAATTATCAGGAACTTTGGTGTCCTTCTTGGTGATAGATTTACGTGTTCTCTTGACTGGTGGCTTGGGAGCCACATCAGTGGTCCTGGACTTGGGCACTGGCTGGTCCACAACAACTGGTTCGTGGTTCAATTGTTGAATAATCTTTCGAAACTTGTAAATTTGTCTGCTCAAATGCGAGTTCCAGTAATTTTTAATCTCGTTGTCTGTTCTACCGGGTAGGTGACTTGCAATTAAGCACCACCTAAAACAAATGTCACGGACAATCATCAATCATGCATATATCTTTATGGAGAAAAAGAGGTGTATAATTAACGTTGTACACTGTGCTACCTTATCATGTTCGTCCTTTCAAAGGTAAGGAGAGAACTTGGTGCCACCTATATTCTAGTACGACTTTATTCAATTGCTTAACGGACAGGATTTgacatttttatttatgtatacaGAAATTAGAAGGAAAAATACTATACATTCGCTGTTTAAACAGAGGAAACCAATTATTGATGTATAGAGATAGTCGTGTGTTGATAGTAAGAATCCTGGCTAATTTCTGAATTCGTGTGCTTGaccttttcttaaaaagaatGGATGGAGCCAGCAATTTGATATACAATATAAGAACAcgaatataaaaagataacatGAAAAATATGGATATGAGTTCACATTTTCAATACACGAAGATGGATTTGAAATAAGATGACTAAATTTAATTTGAGATATGTATATACATGACAACACAAacacataaatgcacgaaatatataaatttatatatatatatatattatatatatacatatatatgatataatatataaataaccattattcattatatatttataaagaatATATCCAaacatatgtattatatataagtatatatattcttgatacataaatgtaaatatatattatatttttcaattatatatataacatgataTTATAGAACATATGATGATACATATATGTACTTATCATTCAAAATTGAAAACCACAAAACACGATTCTACCTTCATGTAATTATCAATAGTCAATTACATACCGTACGTCATCGATTCTTTACTAGAGGAATATCAGCTTCAAGTAATTATTAGTGGTCAATTATATGCGGTCATCGATTCCTTCCCAAAGGAATTGATGACTTTGATTCATCGTCATTATTttctttctaaatatttttaactaagtaaaattaagaataatcatctttaaaaataaattaaatgatcGATCATGAATCAGgtatgattataaaatcaatcaaacaaccCCAAATAGTACCGTAACGAGAATCAATCCGGTGCATCTCCATCAGTCACAAAAGTAATAAATTCTGGTTGGAAGTACAATTGGAGCTGGGGACAAAATtagcatattttaaatttactgTTTTTTCCTACAACCAATTACGGAAATCGAAAAATCCACACTCACCTCAGAGGACTTGCATGTGAGTTTTAACTTCTACTTTTCGAAAAAAGTTCGTAAATACATCAACTTGAAGCTAATTAGAATCATAACCGACGCTGACTGAAGTAGAAGTCGTATTTTGCTAGGTAAAAAATAGATGTAGTCGTAAAGTTCATATTTAACTTTTCTAAGAAAAACAGACCAGTAAAACAACAGAAAGAAACACAAAACTGAGTCATTGATCAGAGTCAAAGACTGACCTATTTCCCAAAGATGAATGAAGCTTGATAATTGTTTCATCTTCGTCCGAAGAGAATTTGCCTCTCTTCAAGTCTGATTTCAAATAGTTGACCCATCTCAGTCTGCAGCTCTTCCCACACCTCAGCAAACCTTCATAACATCAACACACACATTACCATCATTTCCGCCACGTCTGAACAATCCCACAAAatcacacacaaaaacacaaactatatatatctcaaaTGTAAATTTAAGTCACAAAATTTACCAGCATTCTTGGGCAATGATCTCCACGAGCCCTCACCGTTAGCCTGAATATACTTCGTCAAAATGTCATCTTCTTCAGCCGTCCATCTCCCTCTGTTGAGTCCCACCTTTTCACAGCACGGCGCTCTCCCCATCTTTTATTTAATCTCAAATTTCGACGGAGtccagatttttttaaaatgcacTAGAATCGAATTCGATCTAATAGAATCgaacataaaatattttgttaataCTGAACGAGAGCTATCTACTTTTATacagcatgtaaacaaattgACTAGCCAAAAGAAGAAGTTGAAGCTAGGCGACAAGCAGAAACCTACAAATGTATGTAACTGTACTTGTTCAAGTTACGAAAGATGTACAGAGATTTAAGAATAGATTTGTGCGTATATATAAGAGCACAAGAGCGAGCTGGGTGAATTGAATTGAAGTGTGTCGTCACTAAGGAGTACTGAGGTTGGTGAAATGAAGTAAAAGCGAAGAGAGTGACACGGGTACTTTAAAATATCAAGGCCCTTGTCGTGGCTTCTCCACCGTCGAGAGCTATTGACGGGGCATCCATGTCCACGTTCATATTTCACATATATATGTTTTCTCGTCACTCCCACCTTTTTCTGTTTTCATACAGATTTTTACGAAAGTCTTCGTACATCAGCCAGCGGCCTCGTTACTCTATTAATCTATAGACTACAACGGACGGCTAATTGATACTCAATTTGAGTGGTCAAAATCGACATGTAAAAAGAGACGGCTGCATGCACAagacttaatataaaattttataataatatataatacttgaATGAGATGttttaattgttattatttatatgttaaactcattttataaaaaagtttGTACCCAATTTTAGTGTTATAAAGTattttttataatcaatttcaattacattttgttttaaatttgtcATACATTTTGAGAATTTTCAGGTGGATTGACAAATAAATGAAATTATTCGAAAATTTAACTTAAAGATAATAAATTTAACTATGAGATTAAGTTAGCAAATATATgagttaaaaagtcaaacatccaTACAAAACAGATATATTAgtcaataatttttaattatattcttgaaaagtaatcaaattctattaaaatttcgCTTGAATTCGaaaattaactaaataaaaaatgtatgaTTTGAAGTTGCAGTGCGTGTCTTCTCAGTTTCTGAGGATTGGCCGACTCTCATTTAGGGTACGTCAGTGGTATGTGTAAGGTGCACATAGTATTCAGAAGTTCTCCTGTTCATTTTGTTTTTGGTTTAGCGTCATAACTCTTGGCCACTTTACTAGTATAGACtgtgttaatatttttttttgttaacagAATTATGTgactttaatttataaaaaagttaataaaaataataattttactttaaatgataaaacatttaaatatgcCCACTATTGATTTTCTAATGAGTATTATTTTGACTCGTATTTCTTAAAAGTAAATCCCGCCTAAATACGTATATCAATAACCATAAACATATTTAAGACATACAATGTATTATTGTACATGAAGACTGAAGTcctttaattaaaaaatctatatattaattttgtaagTAAACAACGTACGtcaataaaactaaaattaaagtCAGTGTGGTACACGTACAACTGTACAAATGTCTTAAGGTCACGGTTAAGGTCATGGGAGCCGTGGGCCTTGTGGAGGGAACAAAATAAGAAGAAGAGTCTTGGTACAAAGTAATCTTTCATGTTTCCGTAGGCCATAGTGTTGCTTCAATTCGGCGGTTATAACTATAGGAGTACTGTTTACTCATCTAcattaacataattaattactaatacaGGACTGTGTTAAATACCTTCATAACATTCTTAAATTCAATAATTTAAACGTTGGAGGATTAAGTATCTATTCACATTAATGACTTCATTTACTCAATAATCTGTGTCAAGAAATATCACCAGATAAGTTAGATCCTGAGAACCAAGAACGAAATGAATCATGGATCAAATATgtttgatttattatatttttataaaaaataaatctttttggtaattaaaaacttatttctttaaataagaaatattaagcaccctttaattaataaaatataaaataatatataagtgtGAGATTTTTGCAAAACAAATCTTTGTTtactttaaataatattaacacATCCAATTCTTTTTATCCCAAATAACTCATCTTGATTTGTGGATAACCTGCGGATAACCTGCAGATATCTCTCATTTTTCCTATCTTCTTTCACTGCATATCTGAAATCTTGAATCCCATATTTACATTTTGAAAACGGCATACTGTGGTGTCAATAAGGATACATGATAAATAGGCTCAAATCCCAATTTGGAATATACGGTTGGACTGTCTAAGGATTAAACCTATGCTTTTATGGCTTTATACAGCACTTTGAAGTTTTGATAGGAGGCGGCTAACTACTTGTCTACTTGATCCATCACACTGCAAAAAGTGCTTATGTGTAGCCATTCGTGGCACTCGGACTTCCATGCAAAGTTCAATGGTTTTGAATCTCGAAACGTATACCACACATGTACTAGGACTCGTCTTCATGCATAGTCACGTATTTTGGGGTGTTTTTTTCCGATATTTATCTAGATTTATCTGGACTTTCGCATGACCTCGACTTGTGTCAATATGTCAttgttttgattgttttatttccCGAAGTGTCTGCCTAAACGTTGAGTCCTTTCTTTGCTTGTATTGCTTGTGAAATTGAACAATATGAGCTccttatgaatttatgatagTTACTAGCACACCAAATATATTAATGAGTCCTTTTATGAGTATAACTAAGGGTGCATGATTTCTTTATGCTGCGTGCCCATGCCATTGTTTAGTATGCTTGTGAACTAGAAAGAGCGGTTGATCGTAAACTCATAAATGAGAAGAGCGggtataaaattgatttattatattctttttgtaGTATTCATATGAAACTAAagtgatattcaaaattattgttttattagAAAAACACGGGTAAAACATGTATTGTTGAGAAAAGTTGATTTGAATTTATTAAAcactttttcataatttttttaaaaaaaatacttttattacCTGCAAGGCTGCAACACTAGTATCAAACCGGGTCATATTCATGTTCACGTTCCTGAGATTTTTAAAGGATACaatgggaaaaaaaataaaatatcaaaaataaattcttcTTTTTCTCCTTCTTCGAGAATCACGAGCACCCAcaaaactgattttttttttttttaatacattcTCTCCTCTTTTTCTTAGTGTTGtttcttctatttttcttaatttctacactacaaaaaaaactttttaaaattgatCGATTCAAGAAAAGTTTTGGGATAAAATCGAACAACTTCATTCAGGCGAACATGAGTTTTGCTGAGTTGATAGGAGTATGGCTGTACTATTAGTAGGAATTATGGTCGGTTTTAAAATTGAAGATCATCTATTACGAGTCGTTAGTCTTGTTTAAACTCGAGTTAAGTTGTGAATAAATCTGACCAACTAATTATAATCACCCGGCTATTATGGTCAATCTTGTACGGTTTGAATTAAATCTAGGACAAATTgactattatattataattgatcACGCATGTTCAATTTTGTTTATCAATAGTTTTGACTAGTCGgctaaaaatataattgatcaTAATTCCGTcgattatatatacacataacacTCAGTGTTCAGTGAAGCGGTTGGATTTACTGCTTGATCTTTTTCTCAAACCTAAAGCCGGTCAAtataatgatttattttatatataaatattatcgaTTTAGCTAAACATGTGCCTAAAACTAATCATCGTCGTCGATCATGTGAactttgatatttttttgttataaccGATCAACGCTGACAGTTGAATTTTTTGTGGTTTCTAGTGTACAGTATACTACATTTCTCTGGCTCCAAAATGATAGGGCCCTGGTCCGAAGCGATAACTTCATTCCATGGGCTTGTGCCACTAAGATTGCTGtaattcttcatttcaaattaatgCTCATAAAGTCGGTTTGATGAAAATATCATCTagcaaattttaattaattaattaataattattttggtcGAGTTTGATAAACAGATTTTAGATTGGGTTCTTTTGAATGTATTGTAATGTCGTTGACCGCGCAACACAGGttaaatttgtattaatatGATATTGCTTGTTCAATATAATGATTAAGTTtgcatgtatttatatatgtgtttttctCAAAAGGTTTCTACATAATGAAATTGTTTGGATACTTATAttgaagatatttttttttcccgATATGAGACTTGAATTGACCCTATTCAATAATCTCTCTTCAATTCAAAAATCATCCAAAAACCTTCCCATATCAAAAAATTAGCACCCATAATTTTAGGATCAACTTCTTACTCATCGGTTTTGATACTACTTATTGGGTCGGCTCTTAGGTTGTGCAACACTCGTCAACTTtatattagtatgatattgtacATTCTGGGCTATGGCTAAATCCCAGATTTATTATCGGGGTACTCTCAAAAGGCCTCCTactcatactaatggagttaTTACTTATTTGCCTgacaaattttatttatctttgCATTTTGAAACTTGGGTTACACTCACtcaatagtaataataatgaaACTAGTAATTTTGCCCGCTACGCATGGGcgttaattttcaaaaattccatattccatttaaaataataattttgtaaataaaattttaacaaattatctCGCCACGATTTCCTTCATTTTTTAAACATACTATTTATTTTGTCATACTTTACTTACATCTCAATCAaacataattttgaaaaataaagtttcatCTTATGAGAAATATAAGAAATACTCTcggtatttttataaaaaatatgctCACTATGTTGTTCTACTTTATTACATTTTCTTGTGAAAAATCTCtttgaattttatatgatttaaatttttgaaaaataacaattttattgTATCAAAACACATCTGACATTACTTTCGTAAATTTATTTGTATCTATCAATTACTCCCACCAtcccattttaaaaaaatatgtcatgtTTTGACTTTAAGCGGTCAAATTAACCAATTTTTGACcaagtataaaaaataaattcgttattattttaaaaaactaaaaattatgttttataatatattgtatgtactttatgataacattttttttttctttt
Protein-coding regions in this window:
- the LOC108215648 gene encoding transcription factor MYB1, encoding MGRAPCCEKVGLNRGRWTAEEDDILTKYIQANGEGSWRSLPKNAGLLRCGKSCRLRWVNYLKSDLKRGKFSSDEDETIIKLHSSLGNRWCLIASHLPGRTDNEIKNYWNSHLSRQIYKFRKIIQQLNHEPVVVDQPVPKSRTTDVAPKPPVKRTRKSITKKDTKVPDNSPDQKVVDKSPESATSSRDLGNGGSLVIMPATPALEEDVMSSMINLDIPEDKETMDDIFLSSFLDDIVSDQGLEADLNLQTLNQVPVGDPNGELLLSNADVENWLMDDGNTIMPNPSLMPEGEKYDLKNGELDVLGWDCGGNMDWDGGFEDQNLWDSEDEKLFSGLWETSCDKGDDGDHKQDAIVEWLFS